A window from Mangifera indica cultivar Alphonso chromosome 2, CATAS_Mindica_2.1, whole genome shotgun sequence encodes these proteins:
- the LOC123209010 gene encoding serine--tRNA ligase-like yields MLDINLFREEKGFNPEIIRESQRRRFASVELVDEIIKLDKEWRQRQFDLENIRKEINKINKEIAKLKISKDDATEMIAKSDEVKRATADKEVEVREAWTVLKSKLEIVGNLVHDSVPVSDDEANNAVLRTWGEKRIEPKLKNHVELVELLGIADLKKGADVAGGRGFYLKGDGVRLNLALINFGLDFLEKRQYTSLQTPFFMRKDIMAKCAQLAQFDEELYKVTGEGDDKYLIATSEQPLCAYHIDDWIHPSELPLRYAGYSSCFRKEAGSHGRDTLGIFRVHQFEKVEQFCITSPNGNDSWEMHEEMIRNSEDFYKMLNIPYQIVAIVSGALNDAAAKKYDLEGWFPASQTYRELVSCSNCTDYQSRRLEIRYGQKKSNEQMKQYVHLLNSTLTATERTICCILENYQKEDGVEVPEVLQPFMGGKTFLPFKAKPVAEDKGKKSKA; encoded by the exons ATGTTGGACATCAATTTATTCAGAGAAGAGAAAGGCTTCAACCCTGAAATTATACGCGAGTCGCAACGGCGTCGCTTCGCCAGTGTTGAACTCGTCGACGAGATCATTAAACTCGACAAAGAATGGCGCCAgc GTCAATTTGATCTAGAGAATATCCGGAAAGAGATCAACAAGATCAATAAGGAAATAGCTAAGCtcaaaatt TCAAAAGATGATGCAACTGAGATGATTGCAAAGTCAGATGAGGTCAAGCGAGCAACAGCAGACAAAGAAGTTGAAGTTCGTGAGGCATGGACTGTATTGAAATCAAAGTTGGAAATAGTTGGGAACCTCGTGCATGATTCGGTACCGGTCAGTGATGATGAG GCAAATAACGCTGTGCTTAGAACATGGGGAGAGAAAAGAATAGAGCCAAAACTGAAGAATCATGTTGAGCTTGTTGAGCTTCTTGGAATTGCAGATTTGAAGAAAG GTGCTGATGTTGCTGGGGGTAGAGGATTCTACTTGAAAGGAGATGGTGTTCGGCTTAATCTagctttgataaattttggtCTAGATTTCTTGGAGAAAAGACAATATACATCATTACAAACTCCATTCTTCATGAGAAAAGACATTATGGCCAAGTGTGCTCAATTAGCACAATTTGATGAAGAGCTTTACAAG GTTACTGGTGAGGGAGATGATAAGTACCTTATTGCGACATCTGAACAGCCTCTTTGTGCTTATCATATAGATGATTGGATCCATCCTTCCGAGCTACCTCTAAG ATATGCTGGATACTCATCGTGCTTCCGTAAAGAAGCTGGTTCACATGGACGAGATACTCTTGGAATTTTTCGAGTTCACCAGTTTGAGAAAGTGGAACAATTCTGCATCACCAGTCCAAATGGAAATGACTCATGGGAAATGCATGAGGAAATGATTAGAAACTCTGAAGATTTTTACAAAATG CTAAACATCCCGTATCAAATTGTGGCCATTGTCTCTGGTGCTTTGAATGATGCAGCTGCGAAGAAGTATGATTTGGAAGGATGGTTTCCTGCATCGCAAACCTATAGAGAGTTGGTATCATGTTCGAACTGTACAGATTATCAATCGAGAAGATTGGAGATTCGATATGGTCAGAAAAAG AGCAATGAACAGATGAAGCAATATGTGCACTTGTTGAACTCTACACTTACGGCAACAGAGAGGACTATTTGCTGTATCCTTGAGAACTACCAGAAGGAAGATGGTGTTGAAGTACCGGAAGTCTTACAACCATTCATGGGTGGCAAGACCTTCCTGCCTTTCAAAGCAAAACCAGTTGCGGAAGACAAAGGTAAGAAATCTAAGGCTTAG
- the LOC123208289 gene encoding uncharacterized protein LOC123208289 isoform X1, whose amino-acid sequence MTTTEDDDDEGFGEFTFAPITVHSNPKTGGFDLQDKIDDDWGDFVTPASFSRCETLPVKSLDPIHLSVDRRADSLINDVAQPDLVPSRNRVQWEKTRVTLPLSLFGEEEKEDESSEPGLLFNGATELKKTEKKVGSELNMSDLISNLYAGSEPSKVVSGTGLNLDSNGLGLKRSASNLDSKGSGLKLENWDSYGLKSESKGLDLKRSVSNFEINGSSLKLEDWGSYGLNLDSKGSDLKGSVSNLGLNGMDSKINLDSNGFNPVLDEDDDGWEFKAAETKLPNGDFNFKSQHEVKPENVSMPNVDRLNSSWNVWGSNSNGLSSSGNGVNKDANGFSSSLVDKSEDFEDDDEWEFKDAKPEPWSSDSNSKGNNKGTGNSEGAQQAFVFENGAQVSTGLFASSNGMTLKSGELDFGFDFSKSYLTSDGINSLFTNSEQKNDSGAQVPTNLFAASNGISQKTGQFDFGFDFSKSSVAPDGISSSLSKSKQKNDYENGLDSTSVIGNVEKGETLREFKDAFSETGSNDMGKDSRSQSHRGALPLSIFGDSELENDDFSVHQDVSNFNLASSRTDDIKKSQGSRVSISDLITSLYNQAEPKASVNHSQNPSENGLDSVTKAVGSNLVDGDRDGDFDDDSWEFKYAVSGTVDEQISVPGLEDPHVKHSTKVEPKKLIEQKDYADFYTKLEDELCFVAQCHLDNLKQARSTAALSGEDDKLEAIDKEIQDLYNELHQDDIISKVHSENQPLSNNHLNEFVEVLQEPKFHVLEAEYQLSMRLSLAEKDWRSAIELLKHAASTSKILKLGSWEEQSSFVSTWFKMVSVCVQELRHGALIWKESLEKNVSSQFFSDSRGKQYILALGEIYRVVEVLGSSAKLYKPFMLLSSANPFDMFALLSECFTLWSSSGLEEAVRSISDPTGFECNVTPKELLESIKHIHDLDALALHNHVFSGQEPTCGLSLLTSGAVPDMKMVVWNGEHYFLPLANLWANLVTTDPPDLPHLHVC is encoded by the exons ATGACAACCACagaagacgacgacgacgagGGATTCGGGGAATTCACGTTCGCGCCAATTACTGTCCATTCAAATCCCAAAACCGGCGGTTTCGATCTTCAAGATAAAATTGATGACGATTGGGGCGATTTTGTTACACCCGCTTCGTTCTCCCGCTGCGAAACGCTCCCTGTAAAATCACTGGATCCGATTCATTTGTCCGTAGATCGCCGAGCTGATAGCTTGATAAATGATGTGGCGCAGCCTGACTTGGTCCCGAGTCGGAATCGGGTTCAGTGGGAGAAAACCAGGGTCACGTTGCCGTTATCGTTGTTTGGAGAGGAAGAGAAGGAGGATGAATCAAGTGAGCCGGGTTTATTATTTAATGGTGCAACCGAGTTGAAAAAAACCGAGAAGAAGGTGGGATCGGAGTTAAATATGAGCGATCTGATTTCGAATTTATATGCTGGGAGCGAGCCGAGCAAGGTGGTAAGTGGTACGGGTCTGAATTTGGACTCAAATGGATTGGGTTTGAAGAGAAGTGCATCGAATTTGGATTCAAAGGGTTCGggtttaaaattggaaaattgggATTCTTATGGGTTGAAATCAGAATCAAAGGGGTTGGATTTGAAGAGAAGTGTGTCGAATTTTGAAATAAACGGGTCGAGCTTAAAATTGGAGGATTGGGGTTCTTATGGGTTGAATTTGGATTCAAAAGGGTCGGACTTGAAGGGAAGTGTATCGAATTTGGGTTTGAATGGAATGGATTCGAAGATTAATTTGGATTCAAATGGGTTTAATCCAGTTTTAGACGAGGATGATGATGGGTGGGAATTCAAGGCTGCAGAGACTAAATTACCAAATggagattttaattttaag AGTCAACACGAGGTGAAACCTGAAAATGTATCAATGCCAAATGTTGATAGACTTAATTCAAGTTGGAATGTGTGGGGTTCAAACTCAAATGGGTTAAGTTCAAGCGGTAATGGAGTAAATAAGGATGCAAATGGATTTAGTTCAAGTTTAGTTGACAAAAGTGAGGattttgaagatgatgatgaatggGAATTTAAGGATGCAAAACCAGAACCATGGTCCAGCGATAGCAATAGTAAG GGCAACAACAAAGGGACTGGGAATTCTGAGGGAGCTCAGCAGGCATTTGTCTTTGAAAATGGGGCACAGGTTTCTACTGGTTTGTTTGCTTCATCAAATGGGATGACTCTGAAATCTGGTGAATTGGACTTCGGTTTTGATTTCAGCAAAAGTTATCTGACATCAGATGGTATTAATAGTTTGTTCACAAACAGTGAGCAGAAGAATGATAGTGGGGCACAGGTTCCTACCAATTTATTTGCTGCATCTAATGGGATCTCTCAAAAAACTGGTCAATTTGACTTTGGTTTTGATTTCAGCAAAAGTTCTGTGGCACCAGATGGTATTTCCAGTTCATTGTCAAAAAGCAAGCAGAAGAATGATTATGAAAATGGACTAGATTCTACATCTGTTATTGGCAATGTTGAGAAAGGAGAAACCTTAAGGGAATTCAAGGATGCTTTTTCAGAAACTGGATCGAATGATATG GGAAAAGACAGTAGGTCGCAGAGCCATAGGGGAGCCTTACCTCTGTCCATTTTTGGGGATAGCGAACTAGAAAATGATGACTTCTCGGTTCATCAAGATGTTTCTAATTTCAATCTTGCTTCCTCCAGGACAGATGACATTAAGAAGAGTCAGGGGTCGAGGGTATCTATCAGTGATCTCATAACAAGTTTGTACAATCAAGCTGAACCGAAGGCTTCTGTTAACCATTCACAAAATCCAAGTGAAAATGGTCTTGATTCTGTAACTAAAGCTGTGGGTTCTAATTTAGTAGATGGTGATCGTGATggtgattttgatgatgattcTTGGGAATTTAAATATGCTGTTTCTGGGACAGTAGATGAACAGATCTCAGTTCCTGGTCTTGAAGATCCACATGTGAAACACTCTACCAAGGTGGAgccaaaaaaattgattgagcAGAAAGATTATGCTGATTTTTATACCAAACTAGAGGATGAATTATGTTTTGTTGCACAGTGCCATCTTGACAATCTAAAG CAAGCACGAAGTACTGCTGCTCTTAGTGGTGAAGATGATAAGCTAGAAGCCATTGACAAGGAAATTCAG GATCTGTATAATGAATTGCACCAAGATGATATTATTTCCAAAGTTCACTCAGAGAATCAGCCACTGAGCAATAATCACCTTAATGAATTCGTTGAAGTTCTCCAGGAACCGAAGTTTCATGTGCTTGAGGCAGAATATCAATTATCGATGAGATTGTCACTA GCAGAGAAAGATTGGAGGTCAGCAATTGAACTCCTAAAACATGCGGCATCAACATCAAAGATTCTAAAGTTGGGATCATGGGAGGAGCAGTCTTCTTTTGTTTCCACTTGGTTTAAAATGGTGTCTGTTTGTGTGCAAGAGCTGAGACATGGTGCCTTGATTTGGAAAGAGTCATTAGAAAAGAATGTCTCCAGTCAATTCTTTTCTGACTCTCGAG GCAAGCAGTATATACTTGCACTCGGAGAAATTTACAGGGTTGTTGAAGTTCTTGGATCCTCAGCCAAACTTTACAAGCCATTCATGCTATTGAGTTCTGCAAATCCCTTTGACATGTTCGCTCTTCTAAGTGAGTGTTTTACGTTATGGTCAAGTTCAGGCCTTGAAGAGGCTGTCAGAAGCATTTCTGATCCAACAGGTTTTGAGTGTAATGTAACTCCCAAGGAATTACTAGAATCCATCAAGCATATTCATGATCTTGATGCACTTGCACTTCATAACCATGTTTTCTCTGGACAAGAACCTACCTGTGGGCTATCTCTCCTAACTTCTGGAGCAGTGCCTG ATATGAAAATGGTGGTATGGAATGGTGAGCACTATTTCCTACCTCTTGCAAACTTGTGGGCAAATCTTGTAACGACTGATCCTCCAGACTTACCGCATCTGCATGTTTGCTAA
- the LOC123208289 gene encoding uncharacterized protein LOC123208289 isoform X2 has translation MMWGSLTWSQVGIGFSGRKPRARCRYRCLSSEPGLLFNGATELKKTEKKVGSELNMSDLISNLYAGSEPSKVVSGTGLNLDSNGLGLKRSASNLDSKGSGLKLENWDSYGLKSESKGLDLKRSVSNFEINGSSLKLEDWGSYGLNLDSKGSDLKGSVSNLGLNGMDSKINLDSNGFNPVLDEDDDGWEFKAAETKLPNGDFNFKSQHEVKPENVSMPNVDRLNSSWNVWGSNSNGLSSSGNGVNKDANGFSSSLVDKSEDFEDDDEWEFKDAKPEPWSSDSNSKGNNKGTGNSEGAQQAFVFENGAQVSTGLFASSNGMTLKSGELDFGFDFSKSYLTSDGINSLFTNSEQKNDSGAQVPTNLFAASNGISQKTGQFDFGFDFSKSSVAPDGISSSLSKSKQKNDYENGLDSTSVIGNVEKGETLREFKDAFSETGSNDMGKDSRSQSHRGALPLSIFGDSELENDDFSVHQDVSNFNLASSRTDDIKKSQGSRVSISDLITSLYNQAEPKASVNHSQNPSENGLDSVTKAVGSNLVDGDRDGDFDDDSWEFKYAVSGTVDEQISVPGLEDPHVKHSTKVEPKKLIEQKDYADFYTKLEDELCFVAQCHLDNLKQARSTAALSGEDDKLEAIDKEIQDLYNELHQDDIISKVHSENQPLSNNHLNEFVEVLQEPKFHVLEAEYQLSMRLSLAEKDWRSAIELLKHAASTSKILKLGSWEEQSSFVSTWFKMVSVCVQELRHGALIWKESLEKNVSSQFFSDSRGKQYILALGEIYRVVEVLGSSAKLYKPFMLLSSANPFDMFALLSECFTLWSSSGLEEAVRSISDPTGFECNVTPKELLESIKHIHDLDALALHNHVFSGQEPTCGLSLLTSGAVPDMKMVVWNGEHYFLPLANLWANLVTTDPPDLPHLHVC, from the exons ATCAAGTGAGCCGGGTTTATTATTTAATGGTGCAACCGAGTTGAAAAAAACCGAGAAGAAGGTGGGATCGGAGTTAAATATGAGCGATCTGATTTCGAATTTATATGCTGGGAGCGAGCCGAGCAAGGTGGTAAGTGGTACGGGTCTGAATTTGGACTCAAATGGATTGGGTTTGAAGAGAAGTGCATCGAATTTGGATTCAAAGGGTTCGggtttaaaattggaaaattgggATTCTTATGGGTTGAAATCAGAATCAAAGGGGTTGGATTTGAAGAGAAGTGTGTCGAATTTTGAAATAAACGGGTCGAGCTTAAAATTGGAGGATTGGGGTTCTTATGGGTTGAATTTGGATTCAAAAGGGTCGGACTTGAAGGGAAGTGTATCGAATTTGGGTTTGAATGGAATGGATTCGAAGATTAATTTGGATTCAAATGGGTTTAATCCAGTTTTAGACGAGGATGATGATGGGTGGGAATTCAAGGCTGCAGAGACTAAATTACCAAATggagattttaattttaag AGTCAACACGAGGTGAAACCTGAAAATGTATCAATGCCAAATGTTGATAGACTTAATTCAAGTTGGAATGTGTGGGGTTCAAACTCAAATGGGTTAAGTTCAAGCGGTAATGGAGTAAATAAGGATGCAAATGGATTTAGTTCAAGTTTAGTTGACAAAAGTGAGGattttgaagatgatgatgaatggGAATTTAAGGATGCAAAACCAGAACCATGGTCCAGCGATAGCAATAGTAAG GGCAACAACAAAGGGACTGGGAATTCTGAGGGAGCTCAGCAGGCATTTGTCTTTGAAAATGGGGCACAGGTTTCTACTGGTTTGTTTGCTTCATCAAATGGGATGACTCTGAAATCTGGTGAATTGGACTTCGGTTTTGATTTCAGCAAAAGTTATCTGACATCAGATGGTATTAATAGTTTGTTCACAAACAGTGAGCAGAAGAATGATAGTGGGGCACAGGTTCCTACCAATTTATTTGCTGCATCTAATGGGATCTCTCAAAAAACTGGTCAATTTGACTTTGGTTTTGATTTCAGCAAAAGTTCTGTGGCACCAGATGGTATTTCCAGTTCATTGTCAAAAAGCAAGCAGAAGAATGATTATGAAAATGGACTAGATTCTACATCTGTTATTGGCAATGTTGAGAAAGGAGAAACCTTAAGGGAATTCAAGGATGCTTTTTCAGAAACTGGATCGAATGATATG GGAAAAGACAGTAGGTCGCAGAGCCATAGGGGAGCCTTACCTCTGTCCATTTTTGGGGATAGCGAACTAGAAAATGATGACTTCTCGGTTCATCAAGATGTTTCTAATTTCAATCTTGCTTCCTCCAGGACAGATGACATTAAGAAGAGTCAGGGGTCGAGGGTATCTATCAGTGATCTCATAACAAGTTTGTACAATCAAGCTGAACCGAAGGCTTCTGTTAACCATTCACAAAATCCAAGTGAAAATGGTCTTGATTCTGTAACTAAAGCTGTGGGTTCTAATTTAGTAGATGGTGATCGTGATggtgattttgatgatgattcTTGGGAATTTAAATATGCTGTTTCTGGGACAGTAGATGAACAGATCTCAGTTCCTGGTCTTGAAGATCCACATGTGAAACACTCTACCAAGGTGGAgccaaaaaaattgattgagcAGAAAGATTATGCTGATTTTTATACCAAACTAGAGGATGAATTATGTTTTGTTGCACAGTGCCATCTTGACAATCTAAAG CAAGCACGAAGTACTGCTGCTCTTAGTGGTGAAGATGATAAGCTAGAAGCCATTGACAAGGAAATTCAG GATCTGTATAATGAATTGCACCAAGATGATATTATTTCCAAAGTTCACTCAGAGAATCAGCCACTGAGCAATAATCACCTTAATGAATTCGTTGAAGTTCTCCAGGAACCGAAGTTTCATGTGCTTGAGGCAGAATATCAATTATCGATGAGATTGTCACTA GCAGAGAAAGATTGGAGGTCAGCAATTGAACTCCTAAAACATGCGGCATCAACATCAAAGATTCTAAAGTTGGGATCATGGGAGGAGCAGTCTTCTTTTGTTTCCACTTGGTTTAAAATGGTGTCTGTTTGTGTGCAAGAGCTGAGACATGGTGCCTTGATTTGGAAAGAGTCATTAGAAAAGAATGTCTCCAGTCAATTCTTTTCTGACTCTCGAG GCAAGCAGTATATACTTGCACTCGGAGAAATTTACAGGGTTGTTGAAGTTCTTGGATCCTCAGCCAAACTTTACAAGCCATTCATGCTATTGAGTTCTGCAAATCCCTTTGACATGTTCGCTCTTCTAAGTGAGTGTTTTACGTTATGGTCAAGTTCAGGCCTTGAAGAGGCTGTCAGAAGCATTTCTGATCCAACAGGTTTTGAGTGTAATGTAACTCCCAAGGAATTACTAGAATCCATCAAGCATATTCATGATCTTGATGCACTTGCACTTCATAACCATGTTTTCTCTGGACAAGAACCTACCTGTGGGCTATCTCTCCTAACTTCTGGAGCAGTGCCTG ATATGAAAATGGTGGTATGGAATGGTGAGCACTATTTCCTACCTCTTGCAAACTTGTGGGCAAATCTTGTAACGACTGATCCTCCAGACTTACCGCATCTGCATGTTTGCTAA
- the LOC123208291 gene encoding UPF0481 protein At3g47200-like yields MNSEITAAFENEDLVEELPIDIIENVETEPNPDWCCIFRVPKRIRSVKKELYTPQLISIGPLHHGKPELADMEMKKKQFMKSFLQRTTTKKIDKIFSYIKDNEEQIRACYAETSTLGSLEFVMMIQYDCIFIMEIFLRKRLQDRSDIDTLPIIQYSLRIDLQLFENQLPYFILEEIYKLAFVGPDLPTFMDLSIDFFGSSFMGEKLSRITPGVGVKHFTDWIRISLLKEYPGSKLVEGVIYDLPCAVKLHELGIKFIKKERSLFDIEFKKRWERIPFFEVSELHIPQLGIGDETELLLRNIIALEQCIYPNDALVCDYIHLIDFLINTEKDVDLLVENQIISNQMGENVSVATMFNTLCQNVITSKSPYHNICKQLKEHCNNPWNRAKATLKRVYFSNPWRGTATVAAIILLFLTVIQTVCSIWQVV; encoded by the coding sequence ATGAACTCGGAGATTACTGCAGCCTTTGAGAATGAAGATCTGGTCGAGGAGTTGCCAATTGACATTATTGAAAACGTTGAGACCGAGCCGAATCCTGATTGGTGCTGTATTTTCAGGGTGCCTAAAAGGATTCGTAGTGTAAAAAAAGAACTCTACACTCCTCAGTTAATTTCTATTGGTCCTCTTCACCATGGCAAACCAGAATTAGCTGATatggaaatgaaaaagaaacagTTCATGAAAAGCTTTCTTCAACGAACAACAACCAAGAAAATAGATAAGATTTTCAGCTACATCAAGGATAATGAAGAACAGATTCGTGCTTGTTATGCAGAAACATCTACATTGGGGAGTCTTGAGTTTGTTATGATGATTCAATATGATTGTATCTTCATCATGGAAATCTTCTTAAGAAAGAGACTTCAAGATAGAAGTGATATAGATACATTACCAATAATACAGTATAGTTTACGGATCGACCtgcaattatttgaaaatcaactTCCATATTTTATTCTTGAGGAAATATACAAGTTGGCTTTCGTTGGCCCCGACTTACCTACCTTCATGGACCTTTCTATTGATTTCTTTGGCAGCAGTTTTATGGGTGAAAAATTGAGTAGAATAACTCCCGGGGTGGGAGTTAAACATTTCACTGATTGGATAAGAATTAGTCTACTCAAAGAGTACCCAGGTTCAAAGTTAGTCGAAGGAGTGATTTATGATTTACCTTGTGCAGTGAAGCTACATGAGTTAGGGataaagtttattaaaaaagaacGGAGCTTATTTGATATAGAATTTAAAAAGCGATGGGAGCGGATCCCATTTTTTGAAGTCTCTGAATTGCATATACCACAGTTAGGTATAGGTGATGAGACTGAACTTCTACTCAGAAATATTATTGCTTTGGAGCAGTGCATTTACCCAAATGATGCTCTAGTTTGCGATTACATTCATCTGATAGATTTTCTTATCAATACTGAGAAAGATGTGGATTTGcttgttgaaaatcaaattatttccaATCAAATGGGGGAGAATGTTTCAGTGGCAACTATGTTTAACACACTTTGTCAAAATGTAATTACAAGCAAATCGCCCTACCATAACATATGCAAGCAGCTCAAAGAACACTGCAACAATCCTTGGAACAGAGCCAAGGCAACTTTGAAAAGAGTATATTTCAGCAATCCATGGAGGGGCACAGCAACTGTTGCAGCAATAATACTCTTGTTTCTTACTGTCATACAAACCGTATGTTCTATTTGGCAAGTtgtgtaa